The genome window ACTTCCTGACGGACCGATGATCGCAACAAATTCCCCGTCCTTTACCTCAAAAGATAAATTACGAATGACCGGAAGGGAATCAAAGGATTTATCAATGTTTTGAATACTTAGCATGTAGCCCTCTCCCCTTCACAACTAGCTTTTCCAATACTCGAATACCGCTAAATAATAGTAAACTTAAAAATATAATGGCAAAAATCGCTACAAACACACGATCTGTTCGAAATGAAGATTGTGCCAATGTCATATAGACACCTATCCCCTTTTTCGCTCCTAGCCATTCAGCAATAACAGCCCCCATAACGCTATAGGTTGCCGCAATCTTAATGCCTGAAAAAATCGCTGGATACGCATAGGGCCATTCAAGCTTCCAAAATGTTTGTGCTTTCGTTGCACCAATCATCTTAAAATAATGCTTCAGCTCAGGTGAGGTTTGACGAAAGCCATCCATTGCCGAAATAACAATGGGGAAAAAGCACACGAGACAAATAATAATAAGCTTTGGCAATAAACCAAACCCAAACCAGATGATTAATAACGGTGCTAGGACGAGCACAGGGACATTCTGTGACATAATGAGAATAGGATAAAATAGCTCCCGAATAAACGTAAAACGATGTAATAACACGGCAACCGTTAGCCCACACAATATCCCAATGGCAAGGCCTAGAAGTGCTAATTGAACAGTTGCTAAAGCATGCGGCACAAACGTGTCATACGATTGAAAGCCCTCCATCAAAATGGCACTTGGCGCGGGCAATAGCCAATGTGGAACGTCTGCAAAGCGGACAATTAGTTCCCATATGAATAAGAGGAAGGCGATAAAAAATATCGTCCTTCCTTGTTTTATTGCTTGCTTCATCACTGATATTTTTCCGTTAAGGTTCCCATTGTAATACCAGTTGGCTGATATAAAATTTTCACTTGCGTAATCACATTAATAGCACCAAGCTCAATCATTTTGTCATTCATTTTTTCAATGATTAGTAGCAAAGTCGATAGTTCACCTTCCATTGTTGTTTCTAGTGGGTGAACTTCATATTTCACCCCTGATGCATCAATAACCGCAATCGCTGCATCGACAAATGGGATCACATCTTCATATTTTTCAGTTTTCGGGATAATTTGTACACTTATTAATGAGTTTGCCATATTACTTTGTCTCCTTTTTTGGTAAAAAGTCATTTGTAAATGCTTGTTCTGCGTTAAATTCGCCCTCTAAAACTTTGTTGCTTTCCATCCATTTCGCGTAGTTTTCCCAAACAGTAAGTTTTTGCTCGCCCCATTGAGGAGCGTCATCTTGATACTTATCTGCTAGCCACTCCTGACCTTTATGCACAAGGTCTTTATCTAAATCAGGTACCGCTTCTAGTAAAATATCAGCTGCCTCACTTGGGTGATTTATCGCATATTCATAGCCCTTTGCTGCAGCAGCGACAAATGCTTTGACTGTCTTAGGATCATCCTTAATCATTTTTTCGTTTGTAGCAAGTACAGGTGTGTAATAATCTAACAGATCACTATAATCTGTTAAATAAAGCATGTTCAGCTTTTCGCCACGAAGTTCTGCTTCAATACCTGTCACTGCATAATAAATCCACGCAAAATCAATATCTTTTTTCATCATTGTGAAGAAATCGATATCGCCTGCATTGACGATATCTAACTTATTAATATCCGCATTTTCTGTTTGCATAAGTGATTGTAGTACTGCTTGTTCAAGCGGTGCACCCCAGCCACCGTATGTTTTACCTTCAAAATCCTTAGGTGACGTAATGCCTTTTGA of Lysinibacillus agricola contains these proteins:
- a CDS encoding ABC transporter permease; this translates as MKQAIKQGRTIFFIAFLLFIWELIVRFADVPHWLLPAPSAILMEGFQSYDTFVPHALATVQLALLGLAIGILCGLTVAVLLHRFTFIRELFYPILIMSQNVPVLVLAPLLIIWFGFGLLPKLIIICLVCFFPIVISAMDGFRQTSPELKHYFKMIGATKAQTFWKLEWPYAYPAIFSGIKIAATYSVMGAVIAEWLGAKKGIGVYMTLAQSSFRTDRVFVAIFAIIFLSLLLFSGIRVLEKLVVKGRGLHAKYSKH
- a CDS encoding thiamine-binding protein, translated to MANSLISVQIIPKTEKYEDVIPFVDAAIAVIDASGVKYEVHPLETTMEGELSTLLLIIEKMNDKMIELGAINVITQVKILYQPTGITMGTLTEKYQ
- a CDS encoding ABC transporter substrate-binding protein, translated to MKKWLLILLAALLTLVGCSEKEDKKDTKELTKVSVVLDWTPNTNHTGLYVAKKLGYFKEQGLDVDILLPGEAGADQLVASGKAQFGVSYQEGITQARVQDVPLVSIAAIIQHNTSGFASIASKGITSPKDFEGKTYGGWGAPLEQAVLQSLMQTENADINKLDIVNAGDIDFFTMMKKDIDFAWIYYAVTGIEAELRGEKLNMLYLTDYSDLLDYYTPVLATNEKMIKDDPKTVKAFVAAAAKGYEYAINHPSEAADILLEAVPDLDKDLVHKGQEWLADKYQDDAPQWGEQKLTVWENYAKWMESNKVLEGEFNAEQAFTNDFLPKKETK